From a region of the Paenibacillus sp. R14(2021) genome:
- a CDS encoding cold shock domain-containing protein, with the protein MQGKVKWFNAEKGYGFIETEQGGDVFVHFSAIQSEGFKTLEEGQSVEFDIVEGARGPQAANVTKL; encoded by the coding sequence ATGCAAGGTAAAGTAAAATGGTTCAACGCTGAAAAAGGTTATGGATTTATCGAGACTGAGCAAGGCGGCGACGTATTTGTTCACTTCTCCGCAATCCAATCCGAAGGTTTCAAAACACTTGAAGAAGGACAATCGGTTGAATTCGACATCGTCGAAGGCGCACGCGGTCCTCAAGCTGCTAACGTAACTAAACTGTAA
- the hpf gene encoding ribosome hibernation-promoting factor, HPF/YfiA family: MKYNIRGQHILVTDALRDYVEKKLSRLEKYFEEPFTSETNVTLSVTKGKHAIEVTIPLTSVMLRAEEKSEDMYASIDLVVDKLERQIRKHKTKINSKFRKESGIRTFFKEEGSSVRVADEEEEFELVRTKQFMLKPMDVEEAILHMNMVGHSFFMFANSVTSEVNVVYRRNDGKYGLIEQT, encoded by the coding sequence ATGAAATACAACATTCGAGGTCAACACATCTTAGTGACAGACGCCTTGCGCGACTATGTCGAGAAGAAACTCAGCCGCCTGGAAAAGTATTTTGAAGAGCCCTTTACCTCCGAAACAAACGTAACCCTGTCCGTTACGAAAGGTAAACATGCCATTGAGGTGACGATTCCGCTGACCAGCGTGATGCTTCGAGCCGAAGAGAAGAGCGAGGATATGTACGCTTCAATTGACCTGGTAGTGGACAAACTGGAACGGCAAATTCGCAAACATAAAACGAAAATAAACAGTAAATTCCGTAAAGAAAGCGGTATTCGCACCTTCTTTAAAGAAGAGGGCTCATCAGTTCGAGTCGCTGATGAGGAGGAGGAATTTGAGCTTGTACGTACAAAGCAGTTCATGTTGAAGCCCATGGATGTTGAAGAAGCCATTTTACACATGAATATGGTCGGTCATTCTTTCTTCATGTTCGCGAATTCTGTGACGAGTGAAGTGAATGTCGTATATAGGAGAAATGATGGTAAGTACGGACTCATTGAACAAACTTAA
- a CDS encoding transposase → MYKEYSMDQLALPMDLQEDIPQNHIVRVINEAVDRLPMKLFTKAYPGGGRDSYHPKMLTKIIIYAYAQRIYAYAQRIYSSRQIAKAVCENIMFMWLAARQRPDFRTINRFRSERMKDVLDSADA, encoded by the coding sequence ATGTACAAAGAATATAGCATGGACCAACTCGCTTTGCCAATGGATCTGCAGGAAGACATCCCTCAAAACCATATCGTTCGCGTCATCAACGAAGCCGTCGATCGGTTACCTATGAAGCTCTTCACCAAAGCTTATCCCGGCGGAGGACGAGACAGCTACCACCCCAAGATGCTGACGAAGATCATCATCTACGCCTACGCGCAGCGCATCTACGCCTACGCGCAGCGCATCTACTCCTCGCGCCAGATTGCCAAAGCCGTTTGCGAGAATATCATGTTTATGTGGCTGGCTGCACGGCAGCGTCCAGACTTTCGCACCATTAATCGCTTTCGTTCCGAACGCATGAAAGACGTGCTTGATTCGGCGGATGCATGA
- a CDS encoding LegC family aminotransferase, producing the protein MSQERLPEEIVAILENMFGRRNGALALHEPEFAGNEWNYVKECIDTRWVSSAGPFVDRFEREMAARTGAAYAVAVVNGTAALHVSLLLAGVKEGDEVLIPSLTFVATANAVSYCGAIPHFVDISGTTLGMDAGAMETYLNDIVHFDSEGEPRNRITGNRIKAVVPMHTFGHPMDLDPLMELCLRYRLELVEDAAESLGSTYKGRHTGTFGRLGAFSFNGNKIITTGGGGAIVTNDAELAKMAKHLTTTAKLPHRWTYMHDQVGYNYRMPNLNAALGCAQLENLDQAIADKRAVAERYVERFSSMPGLRLMTEPVDCRSNYWLNALILDQPDPAMRDRILQQTNDAGFQTRPIWVPMHRLPMFEHAPRMPLPVTQRMEDAVINVPSSQGLIHC; encoded by the coding sequence GTGAGCCAGGAACGCTTGCCAGAAGAAATCGTCGCCATATTAGAGAATATGTTCGGCCGACGGAATGGAGCGCTCGCGCTCCATGAGCCTGAGTTTGCCGGCAATGAATGGAACTACGTCAAGGAATGCATCGATACGAGGTGGGTTTCTTCCGCGGGACCGTTCGTAGACCGGTTTGAAAGAGAGATGGCAGCGCGGACTGGGGCAGCTTATGCGGTGGCCGTTGTGAACGGAACTGCCGCGCTGCACGTCAGCTTGCTGCTTGCCGGAGTCAAGGAAGGGGATGAAGTACTCATCCCTTCCTTGACTTTTGTCGCTACGGCGAACGCGGTCAGTTACTGCGGTGCGATCCCTCATTTTGTCGATATTTCCGGGACTACGCTCGGAATGGATGCAGGTGCAATGGAGACCTATCTGAATGACATCGTGCATTTCGATTCCGAAGGTGAGCCAAGGAACCGAATAACTGGAAACCGCATTAAAGCTGTTGTACCGATGCATACGTTTGGCCATCCCATGGATTTGGATCCGCTTATGGAATTGTGCCTGCGGTATCGGCTCGAACTTGTGGAAGATGCCGCCGAATCACTAGGCTCTACGTACAAAGGCCGGCATACGGGGACGTTTGGACGGCTGGGAGCGTTCAGTTTCAACGGCAACAAGATCATAACGACTGGCGGCGGCGGCGCAATTGTCACCAATGACGCAGAGCTCGCTAAGATGGCGAAACATCTAACGACAACAGCAAAGCTTCCTCATCGCTGGACCTATATGCATGATCAGGTTGGTTACAACTATCGGATGCCCAATCTGAATGCGGCTCTTGGCTGCGCACAGCTGGAGAATTTGGATCAAGCTATTGCCGACAAGAGAGCAGTAGCGGAGCGGTATGTGGAGCGGTTTAGTTCAATGCCGGGCCTTCGTTTGATGACGGAGCCGGTCGATTGCCGAAGCAATTACTGGCTGAACGCGCTTATATTGGATCAACCCGATCCGGCTATGCGAGACCGGATCCTGCAGCAGACGAATGACGCGGGCTTCCAAACGCGTCCGATCTGGGTACCTATGCACCGTCTTCCGATGTTTGAACATGCGCCGCGAATGCCGCTTCCCGTCACACAGCGGATGGAGGATGCTGTTATCAATGTGCCGAGCAGTCAGGGGCTGATCCATTGTTGA
- the neuB gene encoding N-acetylneuraminate synthase, whose product MTGATYIIAEAGVNHNGSIELAKRLVEEAAKAGANAVKFQTFQAAKLVSSRAEKAEYQKRLTDSQESQLEMIRRLELSLDDHVELIECCRLHNIDFLSTPFDDASLVLLTERLRLPRLKFSSGDLSNLPLLLKAAQTGCELIVSTGMATLGEVEEALSVIAFGLVSDENIKPSLSAFRSIYASEEGQQALRNKVTLLHCTTEYPTPYEDVHLNRMLTLEQAFGLPAGYSDHTLGTEVSVAAVALGAKMIEKHFTLDKTMEGPDHQASLEPQEIQALIKQIRHTEAALGTRVKYPAASELKNMTPARKSIVASRSIQPGEAFDETNLTLKRPGNGLSPSIYWEILGRKANRSYEQDELIEW is encoded by the coding sequence ATGACAGGTGCCACTTATATTATCGCAGAAGCGGGAGTCAATCATAACGGTTCGATCGAGCTGGCCAAGAGATTGGTCGAAGAGGCTGCCAAAGCCGGAGCGAATGCGGTTAAATTCCAAACCTTTCAAGCTGCAAAATTAGTCAGCAGCCGTGCTGAAAAAGCCGAATACCAAAAAAGGCTGACGGACTCGCAAGAATCGCAATTGGAAATGATTCGCCGACTTGAGTTGTCTCTCGACGACCACGTGGAATTAATCGAATGCTGTCGACTGCATAACATCGATTTCTTGTCGACGCCCTTTGACGACGCAAGTTTAGTTCTATTGACGGAGAGGCTGCGGCTGCCGCGTCTTAAATTTTCGTCCGGGGATTTATCCAATTTGCCCTTGTTGCTGAAAGCTGCCCAAACGGGCTGCGAGCTGATTGTCTCTACGGGGATGGCCACGCTGGGCGAGGTGGAAGAGGCGCTGTCCGTTATCGCATTCGGACTCGTCTCGGATGAGAATATCAAGCCGTCTCTATCGGCATTTCGAAGTATCTACGCTTCTGAGGAAGGGCAGCAGGCTTTGCGTAATAAAGTGACATTGCTTCATTGCACGACGGAATATCCGACGCCATACGAGGATGTACATTTGAACCGAATGCTTACGCTTGAACAAGCGTTTGGGCTGCCTGCCGGCTACTCGGATCATACGCTAGGAACGGAAGTTTCCGTTGCTGCCGTAGCGCTCGGTGCCAAAATGATCGAAAAGCATTTCACGCTCGACAAAACGATGGAAGGGCCGGACCATCAAGCTTCACTGGAGCCGCAGGAAATTCAGGCGCTGATCAAGCAGATCCGGCATACGGAAGCGGCGCTAGGCACACGGGTGAAATACCCGGCAGCCTCAGAACTAAAGAATATGACCCCTGCCCGCAAAAGCATCGTTGCGTCCCGCAGCATCCAGCCGGGAGAAGCGTTCGATGAGACGAACCTCACGCTGAAACGGCCGGGAAATGGCCTCAGCCCTTCAATATATTGGGAAATCCTGGGGCGTAAGGCGAATCGCAGCTACGAGCAAGACGAGTTAATCGAATGGTGA
- a CDS encoding cytidylyltransferase domain-containing protein: MIDGKKVLAVIPARGGSKGLPRKNIRLLDGKPLLAWTLDAAMASKYIDYAFVSTDSLEIAAAAREWGGQVPFMRPAELAQDDTPGISPVIHAIEMLKTYEIVLLLQPTSPFRIAEDIDGCLEQLVASGASSVVSVTDMEKPLSWMFTVSEESRVLAPAVSDAEFVLQRQAASKVYVLNGAVYAAYSSFIVSNQSFFYEGAEGYKMPKDRSLDIDTMLDFVVAESMIQLLKK; this comes from the coding sequence GTGATAGACGGTAAAAAAGTACTCGCTGTTATCCCGGCAAGAGGAGGCTCCAAAGGGCTTCCGAGGAAAAACATCCGGCTGCTGGACGGGAAGCCTCTTCTGGCATGGACGCTGGATGCTGCAATGGCATCCAAATACATTGATTATGCATTCGTATCAACGGATAGCCTGGAGATCGCAGCTGCTGCGAGGGAATGGGGGGGACAAGTTCCTTTCATGCGCCCCGCGGAATTGGCGCAAGACGACACGCCGGGCATATCGCCGGTCATTCATGCGATCGAAATGTTGAAGACGTATGAGATTGTACTGCTTCTTCAGCCTACGAGCCCGTTTCGGATCGCAGAGGACATTGACGGCTGCTTAGAGCAGCTCGTTGCTTCAGGCGCCTCAAGCGTAGTATCAGTAACGGACATGGAGAAGCCGCTCTCCTGGATGTTTACTGTGAGTGAGGAGAGCCGCGTACTCGCTCCCGCGGTGAGCGATGCGGAGTTTGTTCTTCAGCGCCAAGCCGCTTCAAAAGTTTATGTGTTGAACGGTGCCGTATATGCTGCGTACAGTTCTTTTATTGTATCGAATCAATCTTTTTTCTATGAAGGTGCAGAGGGATATAAGATGCCTAAGGACCGCTCATTAGATATCGATACGATGCTCGATTTTGTGGTGGCAGAGAGTATGATTCAACTGCTTAAGAAATGA
- a CDS encoding nucleotidyltransferase family protein: protein MKPIQELFVSPDQSILDVLQIIDRGSMQIALVVDEERHLLGTVTDGDVRRGILRGIGLDSPVSMVMNREPRTARLDMDRDMILSVMQYLNLRQFPVLDEAGRVVRLDLLDDLLQRNSRDNWVVLMAGGLGSRLGEMTKDCPKPLLKIGMKPILEVILESFISNGFHRFYISVNYKADMIKDYFGDGSRWGIEIRYIHEGKRLGTAGALSLIPEILTQPIIVMNGDLLTKVNFRQLVDFHVEAKAKATMCVREYEFQIPYGVVQVENHRLRKIEEKPLQKFFVNGGIYVIDPEILQIIAKDTFFDMPTLFDEAIRREFNTAVFPIREYWIDIGRKDDFDRANGEFMENFG from the coding sequence ATGAAACCAATACAGGAGTTGTTCGTTTCACCTGATCAGTCGATCCTGGATGTACTTCAAATAATCGATCGCGGATCCATGCAAATTGCGCTTGTTGTGGATGAAGAACGGCATTTATTAGGAACGGTTACGGACGGCGATGTGCGAAGAGGCATATTGCGCGGAATCGGGTTAGATTCCCCTGTCTCGATGGTCATGAACCGAGAACCGAGAACAGCTAGACTTGATATGGATCGGGATATGATTTTGAGCGTCATGCAATACTTGAATTTGCGCCAATTTCCCGTGCTGGATGAAGCGGGACGAGTGGTAAGGCTTGACTTGCTCGATGATTTGCTGCAGCGGAATAGCCGGGATAATTGGGTCGTTCTGATGGCTGGAGGACTTGGTTCGCGGCTTGGGGAAATGACCAAAGATTGTCCGAAGCCCCTGCTTAAGATCGGTATGAAGCCTATCTTGGAAGTGATCCTCGAAAGCTTTATTTCCAACGGTTTTCATCGTTTTTATATATCCGTGAATTATAAAGCGGATATGATAAAAGACTACTTCGGCGATGGATCGCGATGGGGAATCGAGATTCGCTACATACATGAAGGGAAGCGGCTCGGCACGGCCGGTGCACTTAGTTTAATTCCGGAGATCTTGACTCAGCCGATTATCGTGATGAACGGAGACTTGCTGACCAAGGTGAATTTCCGTCAGTTGGTCGATTTTCATGTTGAAGCCAAGGCGAAAGCCACCATGTGCGTAAGGGAATACGAGTTCCAAATTCCGTATGGCGTCGTACAGGTTGAGAACCATAGGCTAAGGAAAATCGAAGAGAAGCCTTTGCAGAAGTTTTTTGTCAACGGAGGTATTTACGTTATCGATCCGGAAATATTGCAAATCATCGCCAAGGATACATTTTTCGATATGCCTACGCTATTTGATGAGGCGATCCGACGGGAGTTTAATACGGCGGTCTTCCCGATCAGAGAGTATTGGATCGATATTGGGCGTAAAGATGATTTTGATCGGGCGAACGGCGAATTTATGGAGAATTTCGGATAA
- the neuC gene encoding UDP-N-acetylglucosamine 2-epimerase, translating into MLTPAGKRKICVVTGTRAEYGLLTPLLQELNEDPDIELQLLVTGMHLSPEFGLTVRQIETDGFKIDAKVEMLLSSDTAVGITKSMGLALIGFADAMERLSPDIIVLLGDRYEIMTAAQAAMIANVPIAHLHGGESTEGAVDEAIRHSVTKMAHMHFTATEKYRQRVIQMGENPDSVHNVGAIGLDNIRKLRLLDKHELEQALDFEFGTTNLLVTYHPLTLAKQSSSELIAQLLDALDCFPDAKIIFTKPNSDMDGRVIGAMMDEYAACHPERVKCFTSLGQLRYLSALGHVSAVIGNSSSGIFEAPMFHIPTVNIGNRQGGRMKGPSVIDCGTSSTDIVRAINYALTPSFQESLRSMSSIYGDGNTAPKIKAVLKHISLEGVLYKSFYEIKP; encoded by the coding sequence TTGTTGACGCCAGCTGGGAAAAGAAAGATATGTGTTGTTACCGGCACGAGGGCGGAATATGGACTGCTGACGCCGCTGCTTCAGGAGCTGAATGAAGACCCCGATATCGAGCTTCAGCTCCTTGTAACCGGCATGCACCTCTCTCCCGAGTTCGGACTTACCGTACGGCAAATCGAGACCGACGGGTTCAAGATCGATGCCAAAGTAGAAATGCTCCTGTCGAGCGATACGGCGGTAGGCATAACAAAGTCGATGGGCCTGGCGCTTATTGGTTTCGCGGACGCCATGGAGCGCTTATCGCCGGATATCATCGTGCTGCTAGGGGACCGGTATGAAATCATGACAGCAGCGCAAGCCGCGATGATCGCCAACGTTCCAATTGCTCATCTTCACGGAGGAGAAAGCACGGAGGGGGCTGTTGACGAGGCGATCCGCCACAGCGTGACCAAAATGGCGCATATGCACTTTACCGCAACCGAGAAATACAGGCAGCGCGTGATTCAAATGGGGGAAAACCCTGACAGTGTTCATAACGTAGGTGCAATCGGTCTGGATAACATACGTAAGCTTCGTTTGCTGGACAAGCATGAGCTTGAACAAGCGTTGGATTTCGAATTCGGAACGACGAATCTCCTCGTTACCTATCATCCGCTAACGTTAGCGAAGCAGTCTTCCAGCGAGCTGATCGCACAATTGCTGGACGCTTTGGACTGTTTCCCGGATGCGAAGATCATCTTCACGAAACCGAATTCCGACATGGATGGGCGAGTTATCGGGGCGATGATGGATGAGTATGCGGCTTGTCATCCAGAGCGCGTCAAATGCTTCACTTCTTTAGGGCAGTTAAGGTATTTAAGTGCGCTTGGTCATGTGAGTGCTGTAATTGGGAATTCCTCCAGCGGTATTTTTGAAGCGCCGATGTTTCATATCCCGACGGTCAATATCGGGAATCGTCAGGGAGGACGCATGAAAGGCCCATCCGTGATCGATTGCGGCACATCCAGCACAGACATCGTGCGGGCGATTAACTATGCGCTAACCCCCTCTTTTCAAGAATCGCTGCGGTCCATGTCCTCTATATACGGAGATGGAAATACAGCTCCGAAGATTAAAGCGGTTTTGAAACACATTTCGCTTGAAGGCGTTTTATATAAGTCCTTTTATGAGATAAAGCCATGA